TTGGCCTGGCTCGGACGGCCTGCACTAACTTCATGATGACCCCCTATGTGGTGACCAGGTACTACCGCGCCCCAGAGGTCATTCTCGGCATGAAGTATAAAGAGAATGGTAAGTACAGCCAAGCACCAGCCTTAGAAcagtagttttaaaaatgttttacctCGAATACATTGGCAAGGATACAGTTGTACTGCTAAAACCACATTGGCAtccaacactgtaaaattactttGTTTTTCGGCAGGAACAAAAGTATTGTGATAGTTTGTTTCACATGACTACATTTTATTGTAGTTGTATTTGTATTGTTGTAAGTGTTGTGTTTTACAAGAAGGAATTGATTAACAGTTCAGGACTTATGAATGCTCTTATTTGGATCTCTTCATGTTTTTGAAGAGACAATTTTTTACATTCGTCAATAATTGACTTTCTAAATATAGTTTCATTTTTTCGTTGAATGCTGCGtgaaaatacactatattgccaaaaatattcgctcacctgccttgacttgcatatgaatgtaagtgacatcccattcctaatccatagggttcaatatgacgtcggtccaccctttgcagctataacagcttcaactcttctgggaaggctgtccacaaggttcaggagtgtgtttatgggaatttttgaccattcttccagaagtgcatttgtgaggtcacacactgatgttggacgagaaggcctggttctcagtctccgctctaattcatcctgaaggtgttctgtctggttgaggtcaggactctgtgcaggccagtcaagttcatccacaccagactctgtcatccatgtctttatggaccttgctttgtgcactggtgcacagtcatgttggaagaggaaggagccagctccaaactgttcccacaaagttgggagaatggaattgtccaaaatgtcttggtatgctgaagcattcagagttcctttcactggaactaaggggccaagcccagctcctgaaaaacaaccccgcaccataatcccccctccaccaaactttacacttggcacaatgcagtctgacaagtatcgttctcttggcaaccgccaaacccagactggtccatcagattgccagatggagaagcgcgattcatCACTGCAGAGAATGCATCTCCACTGCTCTCGAGTCCAGTGGCAgcctgctttacaccactgcatccgacgctttgcattgcacttggtgatgtatggcttggatgcagctgctcggccatggaaacccattccatgaagctctctgctgaagcactgttcttgagctaatctgaaggccacatgaagtttgaaggtctgtagcgattgactctgcagaaagttggcgacctcttggcactatgcacctcagcatccgctgaccccgctccatcagtttgcgtggcctaccacttggtggctgagttgctgtcgttcccacacactttcactttcttataatacaacTGACAGTTGagtgtggaatatttaggagcgaggaaatgtcacgactggatttgttgcacaggtggcatcctatcacagttccacgctggaattcactgagctcctgagagcgacccattctttcacaaatgtttgtaaaagcagtctgcatgcctaggtgcttgattttatacacctgtggccatggaagtgattataacacctgattctgattatttggatgggtgagcgaataatTTTGGCAATATAATGTATGTAAGGCactgtttcctctaggatttttttcagcagtggcgGCAGGCTCCCCAGGAGCCGTGGcaacgtaaacaaatgacacttggacacttgactgcagattttccttgtacaacgtatttattgaatattgaatggccagttgaaaatggctttttaaagccCCCCCCGagccaccacacacacaaacacacacacaaaacaagagtagatactgaccaaggtagttatctgtagtttaccttagtactcgcaAGTACCCGACACACGGCAAGACTGCTGTGAAGAGACATGCagcggtggtgtatttgcgcCAATTACAAAAAACGAAAGAAATTTGAAGGCGAGGCGGCGGAAACCCTGTAAGGTGTGGTTCACTGTTGACCCTGGTATACTTTCAACAAAGAGAATCGATGTGAACATGTCATACATTTACAACAGTATTATGATTATGTTGTTTGGCTAGCTGACTGCTTTTAATACACAGTAGCATTTGAGTAAACAAAGAAGCATAGTAGATGGCCCAGGGTTGTTGATCCCAACAGTACAATTTTTGATGTAGTTGTGCTATTGTTTGTTATCAAGTTTGGCTCTATTAGTCGTTGATAATGCCATTGAATGTCTGCCACTACTCTGCTGCAGTGGACCTGTGGTCGGTTGGCTGCATAATGGCTGAAATGATCTCTCACAAAGTCCTCTTTCCTGGAAAGGACTGTATCCTTCCTTGTTTGTCTCCTTCAACTTATCAACTTTTTTTCTCTAAGCAGAGGAAGAAGACACTGAGATGCTGCATTTAACAAAGTCTGGAGTATTTCATTAAAGCATATCCCACAGAGAAAAGAAGCTTAACAAAGACTAGTTTGATTTATATTAAGCACCAGCTTTACTGCCAAGGATATATGCTACATAGAGCCGTGTAAGGGTGCAATTTATCTGTTTTAGTCACTGGGTAGAATCATAGCTTGAGAAACCTGAGGCCCATACTATAATGCAAGTTTATGATACCCAGGGTATCTTTTAGTTATCTGACTTTACGAAAGCCTAACAACCGCTGAGCAATCTCATAAAGCTGGTTAGCATCTACAGTCTATCCACTGTTTCTTAATCTAGCTATGAGTTTATTCACACGAGGGCGCTGTTGGCAGCAGATGATCCAATCGCAAGCATGGATAGGAAGagaactgcatttttttcacacCACTAAGAATCTGAAATGTCTAAAAGCCATAAGAATGTGATTTAATGAGCGATTAATGAATTCATCTTATATATCACCATGAAAgtagttgtatttttattacttgattatttatttgtgaaataatttgTCTCTTTGTAAGCAGCATGAAAGGACAACATCTGTAATTTTGGTATACAATGTTATGATCCATGATGATAATTATCATTAATCTTGAACAAAAGACCGACATCTAAGCAGCTTGGACGCATCAGGACAGTGATATTGAAAAGCACATTTATTACGTTTTCTCACTGTCTGAGGTTTTTAGCAACTTTCCTTTCTGACTTTGGCTCCTGCAGCTGCGTTActtttaaatttgtattatgtgtttaaaaatctttacttttaatattatagcttgctttttgtttgtaaaatgtgCCACTCTGATGCCAGTAGACTTGTCCATGTTTCTGATGGGTCGTTTGTTACCACTCTGCCTGTTTCGTGCGAATGGGCAGAGGCAGAttttagaaaacctaaaatctGATTAACAACTTTACTTACCAAGTTGATAACCAGCTTTGCAAGACTGCTCACCAACTGTGGTTGTTTGGTGAAATGAAGCCAGATAACAAAAAGATACCCTGGGTATGTTGAACTTGCTTTGTAGTACAGGCTCCTGTTCTGGAGCAGGTTAGGGATGCAGCATAAGTCAACATGGTGATGTATTCCAGTAAAAAATTAACCACCATTGTAATcctgaaaacagatttaaaccTCGAGTTACCTCACTGACTGCAAATCCTGGTTCGTAGGTCAGGCTTCTGAATCAGGATGTTACTTGTCTACAGAAAAGTGTTGTGTAAATAAATTTCCTGAACTAGCTTACGTACAAGGTAgttcacaaacaacaaaacatcacagtttacaTTTATGACTTGTGTAATGTCTATGTAGAGTTGACCTACAGTATGGAGCACAGAAGACTTTCAGCTTCAGTGAAACTGAAATAGAGTAAAGAGAGGAGTTAATGGCTGCTCACCACTTATAAATGCTCTCAAGCAAACAGCCAAGTTAGAGGGCGAAAGGGAGACAAACTATCCTGCTCTGCTAagcacacacaatcacacacaggaAAAGTGAGGGAGAGAGCAACAGCTGTGTAAACTGATAAGCAGAGCAGAAGAGAAAGGCCTGGAAGGCTGCGGCTGATTCCCAAGCCAGCGAGAGAAAAGAGAGCCAGCCAGAAGATGAATATGATGAAAACATCAGGCCATGGCGCAGTGAGAGGATGGACCAAAATAATAAGAGCtggtgttttgcattttaatgtttgcCATTCAAATGTAAATCACAGAGCGTTGTTGTTGTTCATCTGTGTAgctttcatttgttgttttattgtgtgtatATTCTGAATTGTATTATATGGGTGAtgtgatcatttttatttaatatcttttctgtgtgattgtgtgtgtgccttTGTATTTGCTTGTGTGTTCTTTGTTTCCAGTGGACATCTGGTCAGTGGGGTGTATCATGGGAGAGATGGTAAAAGGCAGCGTCATCTTCCAGGGCACCGATCGTATCCTTCATCGTTCACATTGTCTCTATGCCACTTGTTGTCCCTCTTCTTTCACCCTCCATCAAACCTCCATCAGTCTCTTGTCTTATGGTTCTTCTACCTCACCTGTCTATTGAGACTTTTTATGTTACGCCCTGTTAGTATTGTCTGTTGAATAAGACCACATCTGTTTAAACAGAGAGCTCTGTTTGTTCCCTCTTCTCCTCAATGATTCTTAATCTGTGGATGTTGTTCAGATATCTGCCTATCCCTTAATTGATAGAAGGAAACAAATTGAAgtgattcacatcatttgcATTTATATTGGCTGTTTCTCTATTTCTAATGTGTTTAGTCATCTCTTCACTCACCAGCTACCTCACCAGTAGGGCATTTACACCCAAATAGCTGAGAATCGATGTCGGGCGCAGTGTGATTTGAGGATAGATTGCTTTTCATCCTGGCAAGTAATTGCCTTCTGCAATTGTAAGCCAACAGACCatatatatctgtatttttagccATGCTATAATGGTTCAAGGGACTGTAATGTTACTTTGTTTGTCGGGCCGCTACATTGTTctagactgaaatatctcaacatccACTTGATGGATTGGCACAGACATCCATTGTTCCTGCATGATGTATCTAACAGTACTGACTTGGCTGATCCCCTGACTTTTTGTCTAGTGCCACCATGTGGTTGATGTCTGTAGCTTTTGAGAAAATGCCCAAGCAGCTATTATGTAGATTGACATGAAATTCAGTCATCTAGCACCACTTACAGATCAGATATGTTTTGGTTCAAGACCCAATACCTACAAAGCAATTTTCCCATcaaattctgtgttttgtgctaGTTAGGAGATATTAGCATGCTAGATTGATGTTGATCttggtatttattttatctgcttAATATTAGGATGTCATTGTCAGCATCTAATGGCCTCACAAAGCTGCTAGCATGAATATAGACTCAGTTTTGATTTTCTATTTTCCACACTGAACATTGTAAATTTTTGATACACGTCACATAAGTGCATCAATTTCATGTACCTGTCACTTGATTCTGTGAATTTTCATGTGTTCCTCTTATTTGCTTATGTGCCCATAATGCACCTGAGTTTTTTCCATAACTGAGTGTTGTCTAGACATCGACCAGTGGAATAAGGTCATAGAGGTTCTCGGCACACCGAGTCTGGAGTTCATGAACCGACTGATGGAGACTGTGAGGAACTATGTGATGAATAAGCCACAGTATCCTGGAGTCAGCTTTGCTGATCTTTTCCCAGACTGGGCATTTCCTTCTGACTCAGAACACGATAAGCTGAAGAGTAAGAACTTTGGACACTACTTTGTTTAACTACACCTGTTTAACTTGACTTTAAATGCTAGATTTTATGcattgtttttagttttatttgaatGCAGCCATCAGGCCAGGCTTTTAGTAAAACTGAGGTATTATCTGCAGTATGCTGATATAACatgacattttcaaataaaactacaGGGACATAAAAGCAGAAAACCCCTTAGGCAACTAGTTTGACCATGCAAGTCAAAAGAGTTTTCTGTCCTCATCTGTGGCATTTAGAGTTAGATGTCCCTGAAACAAGAGAACAATCTTGACATTGCCAGAGATGTTACCCAATAACAAGGGAAAGTAATCAGTTCTCATGAAGACCACTTAAGAGAAATGATGTCATAGGCCTGTTTCCATAGTGACACTGCCTTCACTATGTTTCCATAACAGCAGGTCAAGCACGGGACTTGCTTTCCAAAATGCTGGTCATTGATCCTGAATGCCGCATCTCCGTCGAAGAAGCCCTGAACCACCCCTACATTCACGTGTGGTACGACCCTGCAGAGGCAGACGCGGTGAGTGAACTGTTCCACTCAAGCGTCGGTATTGTCAGTCAGTGCAGCAGCTATGTGTGACCTTGATCCGATATCtgtatttccttttgtttcACAGCCTCCTCCCCAAATTTCAGATAAGCAGCTAGAAGAGCGAGAGCACACCATCGAGCAGTGGAAAGGTAGGATACGCTTCCCTCTTGGGAAATGATTTACAAGTACACTTTAGCTTACAACTGCAGTTTAAATAATGCTATGAGAATCTTTACTTtgaatcaattttttttctctatctgTGCAGAAACatatacacaatgaaaaatcaCCTTAATTTTTTGGGACTTTTCTCATGGAAGACCAGGTAGCAGTGCAGTATCAGAGGCAACTAAGCCACTTGGTGTAGGATGCTTTTGCAACATACAAGAAACGCTATGAAGAAACAATCAAATTCCACAGCCGTGTGCTAAACACTAACAGAGGGCAGCAAGGTGGTTCAGTGGCCAGCACTATTCCTCAAAGCAAGAAGGGTTTTGGTTTCTGGGTTGGGTTTGAACCTGCTGGTCATGTAGGGCATGTAATCCCTGCACATTTGTGGGTTTTCTGCAAGTATTCCAACATTTTCCAAAGACAAACATGATAAATGGGGATCCTAAATGGGCGGTatgtatgaatgtgagtgtcaatggttgtctgtttctttgtgttcgCCCTGTGAGACTGGAGATTTGTCCTGGTTGTACCTCACCCAATGCCAGCTAGGACTGGCACCAGCCCCTTGGTGACCATTTTCAGGATAAAGTGTGTACAGCTAATGAATGGACCTGAGTTTACCTGAGGTATAGAGCTGCTTGTACCGCACATGCATCAAATCTGTTCAACAACTTtgtgaaagacaaaacaagctCAGTAATTTATTCTGTGGGTACAGTTttggcagagagaaagaaatgaatttGTCAACAATACAACAACCTCCTTGTTGTTGAACTTAAAATAAACTCGCCCATTGCTAAAAGTCACAAAACTGCTGAGCTGCCAGCTGCTGAAATTCACACTGCACACAAATACCTCCTTTCTTTTTCACCGGTACAAAGCTTCTCTGAAGTTTAATGTTGCAAAAACAGCTCATTTCTCCTGCCAAATCATTCTAAAACTCAGTGCCCAAGCAAAATAATGAGATTTAACTTAAACTGTGGAGCAGTTAACAGTAACTGATGATATTTCCAAGAGCTGATGGCTGAACCGAGGAGGAAATTATTATCTACTTAGCTACAGGTTCCCCATTCTGTTCCTTAAGCCTACATTCTGAGAATAAACCCAGTATAAACATCTAAGATTTTCTGTTTCTCCACAGAACTTATTTATGAAGAGGTGATTGACTGGGAGGAGAGGAACAAGAATGGTTTAATGAAAGAAGACTGCTCAGGTAAATGCAAGCACCGTCTTTATTCCATATCATCTCTATATTCAGGATCAAGCATAACTAGCATAAGCTTAAGAAAGTAGTCCTGGTATATGCAATTGTGGTCACATCTGTTACACTACAAACTTACCACAAATGCAGTCTATTTACTTTAGCTATTGATGATAGTTGCAGAACCACCTAAACCTTTTATCTCGTGGTTCTCTCCATGGTCTCGTATCAGATGTGGTCTCCGGCTCAGCCTCCCAGTCCTCCTCAGCCAATGACATCTCATCCATGTCCACAGAGCATACGTTGGCCTCagacacagacagcagcagcatcgaCACACTGACAGGACCACTGGACGAGAGTCAGTAAACACAATCTAACACAacttgtgtctgtctgtggccTCTCCATTTACAGTATCTGAATTTCAATAAACCCTCAtcttcctttttattttgtagcCCCATCATccccaaaattttgaatttatttccccttttttggtcatgtgtttttcttatttcctCTCTAACCTCAATATACAGgtctatttttctattttctttccaTGTGGGTGGGCCTTGTTgatcctcttcatcttcagtttttgttttggacTGCTGCCTATAGGTCAGAGATATCCATGCtctctgttgtgtctttctcCTTGGTGGAAGTTTAACTTGGTCATGTATATGAAGTGTATGCATCCATATTAATTTTCAAGTTATTATGAGTAGGAGGggggttgttgttttgttctgtatgcccaaattttaagttttattttttttatagcaaatCTAAAGTTGAGACCAGAGGTTATCATCATCAAGTTAGAGCAGACACGCACTAAACATAAACCACAGCTGCTAGCTGTTCTCATGCATGTTATGCCTAAAAGAACAAAAGCTAACCATAAATTGATCACATTCAACTGTCTGGTGTTCAGCCGATGATCAAATGTGGATctaaagtttgatcaaatcttCAGCACGCTCAAAGTATTGCAGATCTCTACAGTGGTGCTTTCtgcacagtgttttttttttaaattattattcttattattaattGGCTTGAGTGATGTGGATTTTAAGCTTTTACTCCTGACAGCTAGAGGAAGCTGTGGTTGCAGTGTTACAGTTTTATTTCCTATaatgtactgtatgtaaagATGTCATCGTGACTGTAGACCCTTTCATTACAAATAGATAAGGtgtgcttgttttgttcagAAATTCAGCATATCTGTAGagctatatatatattgcaatCATCCCTATTTGACTTAAGGTACTGACTATCAATGTGTATATCAAAAGATGATCATAATCCTGTAAATCTGGAAGAGGCAAAAAGATCCAtgtagtatttatttttgtgttcttgcaaAATGTTGCACACAACCACAGTGAAGCCCATGAAAACAAAGCATCTTGTCAAAACATTTCATTGACAAGTAAAAGTATGGGCTGCCCCTTTTCTAAACCATTCCATTAGGGCTGGAAAAGATATGAAATTAATCATGAAATCAGACATGTAGAACACATGTAAAggcagtaaaacacaaaaacggTGTTTACCATGCATGAAGGCGTTGCACCTACAAGATACAGTAGTTCTTGTTATAAAGAGAAATCTGTTCAGGTCTGTTCTTTTACTTGCAGTACCTTGATGTTCTTGGTTCTGAAAGCGTGTTTGagaaatgttgtattttttgcctTGTAAgcctatatgtgtgtatgtgttaccAAACTGTACTGTGCAGCATACTTCCTTATTATCTCCTTTGAATCATCCTGAAAGACATCAGTCAACCTGACTGTAAAGGAAAAGTCTTCGGAGAAAGTTTGCCTAGCAACAAAAAGCAGACGTGGTTTACGATGTGAATGAGACTTTGGAGACTCTGGAGTCCTGAGTCAGAATCTGGACCTTGAAACTTTGAAGATGAATGTTGGAAATGGACTGCGGTGCTGCTTTTTGCATAACTGATTGCACAGTGTGATGGACATCCAGAAATATGACACTACGAAGTCACTGAGGACTTATGCACCACGTTGTACACAACCATGACCTTATTCTTTCATTCATGCCTTAAATTACCCAAAATGTGGCCAACTCTGTCTCTAAAATCTTAGCAAAAAAGGACGCCATTGTATACACTGTACATCTCACAGTTTGTTCCTGCTTTTACTTCCAGAGATGTCGTATGTGATTGCAGTGACCACCATATTATCACCTGGCCAGCATCTTTTGCCCATACTCAACTAATAAAGTGGacatcagtgattttttttctttcattgatgttttttgtaattCTCAGATTGTCCATGGGGAAATAACTGTACATCGCTTAAACCATCCCAATTCGGGTAGGAAATGTTCTACATAGTGACACATTACTATAAAAAGATCTTAGCCAAAGTTTAAAGACCAGCCCATCTTGTGCCTTTATTTCCTACCCTTTGCACACACTTTTCATGCCATCAAACACCGTAATGTTTTCTCAGAAGCTCTTGACGATGTATTCTGTCTTCTTTGCCTCATTGTTGAGCTCTCCAAAGGTGTCAAAGAACTGCTCCATCTCCCTCTGCAGTGTGGCATTGCGCAGTTCTGCAGCAGCGCAGGCCTTTTCAGACTCCGCAATCTTAATCTGGACAGCCTGGTACCAGTGCCGCTGCTTTGTGAGGTTTGTTTTCAAGCAAACGACTTCCACCTGCAGCTCCTCATTTCTCTGCTCTAGGCTGATGATgcagaaagaaaggaaatagGAAGGACAATATTCAAATTACTGGTTCTTTGTAAAAGGCTGGTGAACAGAAAAGTTAATGGATTTGTTGAATTTGCTATACTTATGTTGGTAGTTGTAGTACTTTAACTCTGCTTGACATGGTTCGAATAGCCATGAAAGAAGATTACGGTGCAGAATTAAATCTACCTACTTACATATCTCGTTTGCTGCAGTCTGTATAAAGCTGAAAGAATTGTCATACTCCCTTGTCCATGCCAACTACCAATGCATGACCTTACACTGAGACTTGCTCTATCTATATCAGTAATAAACGAGGTATGTGTTGTGTCTATGTCAGCAGCAATGGCCCCTTAAATTAGCTCTCTTTCCAGTGTCATGAGCTCTTTTCTATATGTCAACCACATCggctgtgcttttttttcccgtTTTATACCAACCAGCTGCTTAACAGTACAAACAGGATTCTTAATAGTTTGCCAATGGAAAACATGCATATAGTCAGTTGCCACTGTAGACTCAAAACATGTGGAACAGCAGTGGTTAAATATAAGGTACATGGTTGTATTATtcaactgaataaaataaatctatcAGCATGGGAGACTTGTGGGAGTCTTTCGAAGAACTTAATGAGCTGTTGGTGCTCTCTGAACTAAACAGGATACAGGGTGAAAGTTGGAGTCAACTGAGGAATCAAAGCAGCACAGCCGAGTGGACGCACACATTTTCTGGGCCTGGGAACATTGTGTTCACCGAAAATATACCACAGGCCGGAAAATTCTCAAGTCAGTGAACTGGAAGTGTAATATTGAAAGCCAAGAGCATAAGCAAGTTATATTTAAGACATTGCTTTTGTCTTTCACATGGCGTGACTAATCTGCAAGTGATTATGTACACTGTGCAGTTTGAAATAGAAATGCAAAGCTCAAATTACCTGATTATCCGAGCCTCGTATTCCTCCCTCTGTCTGACTATCTGCTGCTGGAGGCTCGTGAGCAGGCTTCGAAGAGCGCTGGCTGAGGGGTCAGCCAGGGGTACTGGAGGGGGTACCCTGGGAGACCATGATGGCTGCTTTGGGGCTTCAGCACCCAGAGCAGGTTTACTGTGGCACAGCTGAGGGGAATTTGCTGTAAGATGTTCTGAAGGTGACATCGGGGTCTGGGGGTGCAGCATCGGGTCCTCCTGCAAAAATCCACAGGAACCCGAGTCCAGCTCTGGCTCCTGCTCCTTGTCTTGGTCCTGGTTACTAGAACAACTTTTAGCGAGGACGATCTCACAAGAGGACCAGGGGCTCCTCTCCTCACTCACATCGTCACCTTCCATCAGTCCCTGGATCTTCTCAGGGGCCCATGCTTGGTACATCTGCTCCTGCAAGTGTTCCTGTAGGCTTGTTTCCATGTCAGAGACTTCCTGGAGGCTGTCTGTTGTTACAGCGTCAGGGAGGTTATCGTACAGAGACAGAGTGCTCCGGTGCTCCTCACTCTCTGATCGGCTAGGATTCTGGTACAGTTGAGTTCTGTCCTCTGCTCCCCAGCCACATCCctgttctcctcctctctgtcctgctCTTGCCCTGTTTATGCCTGGGCCCAGCTCTGCTTCCCAGGCCAGTCTTCCCAGGCCTTGTCTACAGCTGCAGTAGCTGTGACCTGGCCAGGCGCCAGGCCCTCTTCCCCCGCCGACCACTGCCTGAACCTCAGCTACAGCTGGGGCCAGACCAGACAGAGGGCTGCAGGAGCCTGGGAGTCTGGTTACGGCAGGGCACACAGCCATACTTTCCATTTCCTTGGCCCTCTCTCGCTGGGCAAAAGGTGGGCAGTTGTCGTACAGGGGGTCCGTGGAGCAGGAGCTCACTGTGGTGGGGGTCTCGGTAGGAAGACAGTGCAGCTCCATGATCCAAGAAGGTACATGAGGGTGCTGAGAGCCTTAGGTAACTGCCCTCCCCTTTTCTGTCTGCTGTAACTGGGGATTAAAGGCTGAGATTGTGGATTTGTGAGCGTGGTATGGAGCCTCCTCTGTGCCAAGTGCTGATATGTCGTGGGCAGAGGAACCTGTAGGAGCCCTCCTCCCCTTTGGCTGGCTCTCTGCTGTGTCTTTGACGGTACTGCCTAATGGTAGACAGGTTGTAATGtggatgtggatgtgtgtgcatgtctttAAGCAGGACTGACATCAGCTGTTACTTTAGCACAGCTTCTGGGGGAGGGACCAGGGTGTAATATAGTCAGGCTCATTCCTAAAGACAGTCACACATAACTGGAACCACAGAAATAGATGGTGGCCATTGGCACAAAGtgtgaaacacacacaatcaaCGTCGTAATCTGCACACAATATTTGAGCAGTAAAAACATACGAGGCCACAAGTCTAAAGTTTGGATTTTAGACAATGCAAAATGTCAGACATTTACAGCCAGTTTCCAAGATATAGATTAAACCTAGTTCTAGTCCGAAAGGGACTCTTCTTTGAGAAAAGTTTCTAGACACAAACTGGGGATCCTTATAGAAATGTCGCATTACTTAAGGCGGATCAGTTTTAATGCACTCAGTATGTACTTTCCTCTCTCTGCCTGCCAGGTGAGTGTGCTGTGGTCAAAGTTTAACCAGTGGAATCTCTTTCATTTATCCAATCTGAGAACCAGACAGCACCAAAAGAGTGAAATGTCATCAGAAAGACATCAGAATGACAAATCACAGAAGATGTGGATTTAACCCACACTTTGTGGGAAAGAGGGGATTGTAGCAGGTATTCGGGGATATTTTTTCAGGCGCACAAGTGAAATACATTATGGAGAGGAGAGATAGAAAATTGAGAAGtaaggaagaaagaaaacatgctgAATGGCCACCAACACAAGACATATTCTCTCACCAGCACAA
This Amphiprion ocellaris isolate individual 3 ecotype Okinawa chromosome 13, ASM2253959v1, whole genome shotgun sequence DNA region includes the following protein-coding sequences:
- the mapk9 gene encoding mitogen-activated protein kinase 9 isoform X1, translating into MSEAEGQFYSVQVGDSTFTVLKRYQQLRAIGSGAQGIVCSALDTVLGIPVAVKKLCRPFQNQTHAKRAYRELVLLKCVNHKNIIRLINVFTPQKSLEEFQDLYLVMELMDASLCQVIHMDLDHERMSYLLYQILCGIRHLHSAGIIHRDLKPSNIVVKSDCTLKILDFGLARTACTNFMMTPYVVTRYYRAPEVILGMKYKENVDIWSVGCIMGEMVKGSVIFQGTDHIDQWNKVIEVLGTPSLEFMNRLMETVRNYVMNKPQYPGVSFADLFPDWAFPSDSEHDKLKTGQARDLLSKMLVIDPECRISVEEALNHPYIHVWYDPAEADAPPPQISDKQLEEREHTIEQWKELIYEEVIDWEERNKNGLMKEDCSDVVSGSASQSSSANDISSMSTEHTLASDTDSSSIDTLTGPLDESQ
- the mapk9 gene encoding mitogen-activated protein kinase 9 isoform X3; protein product: MSEAEGQFYSVQVGDSTFTVLKRYQQLRAIGSGAQGIVCSALDTVLGIPVAVKKLCRPFQNQTHAKRAYRELVLLKCVNHKNIIRLINVFTPQKSLEEFQDLYLVMELMDASLCQVIHMDLDHERMSYLLYQILCGIRHLHSAGIIHRDLKPSNIVVKSDCTLKILDFGLARTACTNFMMTPYVVTRYYRAPEVILGMKYKENVDIWSVGCIMGEMVKGSVIFQGTDHIDQWNKVIEVLGTPSLEFMNRLMETVRNYVMNKPQYPGVSFADLFPDWAFPSDSEHDKLKSQARDLLSKMLVIDPECRISVEEALNHPYIHVWYDPAEADAPPPQISDKQLEEREHTIEQWKELIYEEVIDWEERNKNGLMKEDCSDVVSGSASQSSSANDISSMSTEHTLASDTDSSSIDTLTGPLDESQ
- the LOC118470389 gene encoding uncharacterized protein LOC118470389, which produces MELHCLPTETPTTVSSCSTDPLYDNCPPFAQRERAKEMESMAVCPAVTRLPGSCSPLSGLAPAVAEVQAVVGGGRGPGAWPGHSYCSCRQGLGRLAWEAELGPGINRARAGQRGGEQGCGWGAEDRTQLYQNPSRSESEEHRSTLSLYDNLPDAVTTDSLQEVSDMETSLQEHLQEQMYQAWAPEKIQGLMEGDDVSEERSPWSSCEIVLAKSCSSNQDQDKEQEPELDSGSCGFLQEDPMLHPQTPMSPSEHLTANSPQLCHSKPALGAEAPKQPSWSPRVPPPVPLADPSASALRSLLTSLQQQIVRQREEYEARIISLEQRNEELQVEVVCLKTNLTKQRHWYQAVQIKIAESEKACAAAELRNATLQREMEQFFDTFGELNNEAKKTEYIVKSF
- the mapk9 gene encoding mitogen-activated protein kinase 9 isoform X2; this encodes MSEAEGQFYSVQVGDSTFTVLKRYQQLRAIGSGAQGIVCSALDTVLGIPVAVKKLCRPFQNQTHAKRAYRELVLLKCVNHKNIIRLINVFTPQKSLEEFQDLYLVMELMDASLCQVIHMDLDHERMSYLLYQILCGIRHLHSAGIIHRDLKPSNIVVKSDCTLKILDFGLARTACTNFMMTPYVVTRYYRAPEVILGMKYKENVDLWSVGCIMAEMISHKVLFPGKDYIDQWNKVIEVLGTPSLEFMNRLMETVRNYVMNKPQYPGVSFADLFPDWAFPSDSEHDKLKTGQARDLLSKMLVIDPECRISVEEALNHPYIHVWYDPAEADAPPPQISDKQLEEREHTIEQWKELIYEEVIDWEERNKNGLMKEDCSDVVSGSASQSSSANDISSMSTEHTLASDTDSSSIDTLTGPLDESQ